A region of ANME-2 cluster archaeon DNA encodes the following proteins:
- a CDS encoding 50S ribosomal protein L16 → MGKRPAKTFRNYNSRRAYTRRKYMGGVPGSKIVHYDMGNVKGDFPIKVSLVAKEACQIRDSALEAGRITANRLLVKNLGVQNFHVKLRVHPYQVIRENKQATGAGADRVSQGMRQAFGKATGIAARVRAGQKVFTISVDKEGFPIAKDALRRCGHKLSTPVSIVVDEGQKLIN, encoded by the coding sequence ATGGGAAAAAGACCAGCTAAGACGTTCAGGAATTATAATAGCAGGAGAGCATACACCCGCAGGAAATACATGGGCGGAGTGCCGGGTAGCAAAATCGTACATTACGATATGGGTAATGTAAAAGGTGATTTCCCCATAAAAGTTTCCCTGGTGGCAAAGGAAGCATGCCAGATAAGGGATTCCGCACTGGAAGCGGGTAGGATCACGGCCAACAGGCTGCTTGTTAAGAACCTGGGTGTGCAGAACTTCCATGTTAAGCTAAGAGTACACCCATATCAGGTAATAAGGGAAAACAAACAGGCAACCGGTGCCGGAGCTGACAGGGTCAGCCAGGGTATGCGCCAAGCATTTGGAAAGGCAACAGGAATTGCCGCCAGGGTAAGGGCAGGACAGAAGGTCTTTACCATATCTGTAGACAAGGAAGGTTTTCCGATAGCAAAGGATGCTCTAAGACGCTGCGGCCATAAACTTTCCACACCTGTGAGTATTGTGGTGGATGAAGGGCAGAAACTTATCAACTGA